ATAGTTGACGAGTTCCACGAGCACATAAAGACGACCTTCGAGAGGGCCAAGATAAGCTTCGACTACTTCGGCAGGACCGAGTTACCTGTCCACTACCGGGTGAGCCAGGAGTTCTTCCTAAAGGCCCTTGAGAACGGCCACCTCGTCAAGAAGGTCACCAAGCAGGCCTACTGCGAGCACGACAAGATGTTCCTGCCCGATCGGTACGTCATCGGAACGTGCCCCTACTGTGGTGCCGAAAACCAGCGCGGCGACCAGTGTGAGGTCTGCGGGAGGCCCTTAACGCCCGAGATCCTCATCAACCCGCGCTGCAACATCTGTGGAAATCCGATAACCTTCAAGGACTCTGCCCACTACTACATTCGCATGCAGGACTTCGAGGACAGGCTGAGGGAGTGGGTCGAGGGACAGCACTGGAAGCCCAACGTAAAGAACACCGTCCTCGGCTGGATCAACGAGGGGCTTGAGGAGAGGGCCATAACGCGCGACCTCGACTGGGGTATTCCGGTTCCCCTCGACGACGAGGACGTTAAGGGGAAGGTGCTCTACGTCTGGTTTGAAGCGCCCATAGGCTACATCTCGATCACCATCGAGGCCCTCAAGAGGGCCGGAAGGGAGGACGAGTGGAAGAAGTTCTGGCTCAACCTCGACGGCGAGACTAGGGTGATCCACTTCATAGGCAAGGACAACGTGCCCTTCCACGCGATATTCTGGCCGGCCTTTCTCATGGCCTACGGTAAATACAGGGACGATGAAACCGAGGCCGAGTGGCTTCTCCCCCACGACATCCCGGCCAACGAGTACCTCAACCTTGAGGGCAGGAAGTTCTCCACCAGCAGGAACTGGGCGATATGGGTCCACGAGTTCCTCGATGCCTTCCCGGCCGACTACCTGAGGTATTACCTCACCGCGATAATGCCTGAAACAAGGGACAGCGACTTCAGCTTCGCCGACTTCAAGAGCAAGATAAACGAGGAGCTCGTCAACAACCTCGGCAACTTCGTTCACCGCGCGCTCACCTTCACCAACCGCTACTTCGATGGAGTGGTTCCTGAAAGGGGCGAGCTGGACGATCTCGACAGGGAGGCCTTCGAGGAGATCGAGAGGGCCTTCAAGGAAGTCGGGGAGCTGATAGGTCAGTACCGCTTCAAGGACGCCCTCAAGAGGGTCATGGAGCTGGCCATCTTCGGCAACCGCTACTTCGACTACCAGAAGCCGTGGAAGACAGCCAAAACCGACCGCGTGAGGACTGCCACAACCGTGAACATATCCCTCCAGCTCGTCAAGGCCCTCGGAATCCTCCTCGAACCGTTCCTGCCCGATGCGAGCGAGAAGATATGGCACCTCCTCAACCTCGAGGAGCTCAAGCGCTGGGAGTTCACCGAGATTAAAGCGGGCCATCGCGTCAGGAGGGCCACCCCGCTCTTCAGGAAGGTTACGGACGAGGACATCATCTACTTCATACTTAACTACATTGCCCGCGGAAACCCGGAGAGCGCGAGGCTCCTCCTCGAAAAGTACTACAGGCGCGACGACGTCGTTAAGGTTGCCCTCCAGCGCTTCAGGAACGAGGAGGAAGCTTTCGCAATCCTTAAGAGCGTCTACGGCGAGGGGGTTGAGGCCAAAGCCGAAAAACCCGAAAAGGCCAAGAAGAAGGGCAAGGGTGATGGGAAGATGAACTACATCAGCTTTGACGAGTTCTCGAAGCTCGACCTGAGGGTCGGGAGGATAATAAGCGTTGAGGACCACCCGAACGCCGACAGGCTCTACGTGGTCAGGGTTGACCTGGGCGACGAGGTCAGACAGCTCGTTGCTGGCCTCAAGAAATACTACAGCAAGGACGAGCTCCTCAACAAGACGGTGGTCATCGTAGCGAACCTTGAGCCGAAGAAGCTAAGGGGAGTGGAAAGCCAGGG
This Thermococcus cleftensis DNA region includes the following protein-coding sequences:
- the metG gene encoding methionine--tRNA ligase, whose amino-acid sequence is MVRYIVTSALPYANGPIHAGHLAGAYLPADIFVRYLRLRGEEVLFICGTDEHGTPITFRALKEGRSPREIVDEFHEHIKTTFERAKISFDYFGRTELPVHYRVSQEFFLKALENGHLVKKVTKQAYCEHDKMFLPDRYVIGTCPYCGAENQRGDQCEVCGRPLTPEILINPRCNICGNPITFKDSAHYYIRMQDFEDRLREWVEGQHWKPNVKNTVLGWINEGLEERAITRDLDWGIPVPLDDEDVKGKVLYVWFEAPIGYISITIEALKRAGREDEWKKFWLNLDGETRVIHFIGKDNVPFHAIFWPAFLMAYGKYRDDETEAEWLLPHDIPANEYLNLEGRKFSTSRNWAIWVHEFLDAFPADYLRYYLTAIMPETRDSDFSFADFKSKINEELVNNLGNFVHRALTFTNRYFDGVVPERGELDDLDREAFEEIERAFKEVGELIGQYRFKDALKRVMELAIFGNRYFDYQKPWKTAKTDRVRTATTVNISLQLVKALGILLEPFLPDASEKIWHLLNLEELKRWEFTEIKAGHRVRRATPLFRKVTDEDIIYFILNYIARGNPESARLLLEKYYRRDDVVKVALQRFRNEEEAFAILKSVYGEGVEAKAEKPEKAKKKGKGDGKMNYISFDEFSKLDLRVGRIISVEDHPNADRLYVVRVDLGDEVRQLVAGLKKYYSKDELLNKTVVIVANLEPKKLRGVESQGMLLAADDGENVALLMPDKEVKLGAKIR